A stretch of DNA from Oryza brachyantha chromosome 4, ObraRS2, whole genome shotgun sequence:
TCTATGTTGAGCTATAATGGAGCCTGCGTTGTCAAGTACCAGCAACTTAAATGTTAAAGATTCAGATGACTCATGACTCTTAATTTAACTGCTTTGCAAATGCTAAAGCAGTATACAACATCCTCAACGTGGAGAGAATCAGAAAATCACATAAACTGCACTTGCAATATCTAGCCCAGGATAGAGAGGACCAATTGCAAAACAGCGTCCCAATCTTGCAGGTTGTGAACATTTTGCAGCTATAAGTTGCTACCGTGATACACGATCATGATAAGTGCATTCGCACAATGCACTGTGCCACAGTTCACGAAACCCCCATCACAGCTGTGGACATCGGTGTACCTCAATGGCTCAGATGCGGTTCGGCCGGACCCAGAACAGCTCGCGGATGACCGccgcgacgatgacgacgttGGGCACGATGGTGAGCACCGCCCCCGCGACGGAGTgcggcggccgcgccctcATGGGCCCCCTCAGCACCCGCTGCCGCCGAGCGTAAGCCCGGAGCTCCGCCTCGCTCCACCGCTCCGGCGCCTGCTCGATGCCGATGGAGGACAcgatcggcggcgggagctggaAGGGGCACCGGGAGCGCCACGACGACGGAGGGAGGCAGAGCCTGGCGACGCGCGGAAGGAACACGGAGGCGAGCGCCCACCGTAggaggccggcgccggggcAGAGGAACGGCGGGTAGGTGGAGCCCGCGGGCGGGCACGGCACGCGGGACGCGAGGAAAAGCTGCGAGTGGAGCGACGGCGAGTGGGAGGGGTTGGTTAGGACATGGGTCAGCGCCTCCGCCCGCTCCGGCCAGGTGGGGTCAGTGCTCCGGGGAGCTCGGCCTCTGACTCTCGGCTCCGCCATGGCGGATGCGGGAGAGGTCGGAGGCGGCGTAGCCAGCGGAacacgcggcggcggtttCCTTGCCCGGCGAGAGGATAAAGTTTTGTTAGACATTGCGCGTTCGCAGTTTCcttcattaattattagattttccaaactttaaaaatagattagttttatttctttaaatatttttattatttttaaaaacaaagtacCAAAAAAATACCTCAGCTGTACATGCCTTAGTTTAAACCTTTCTTTTCTAGTGATCACGTCTAGTTCACGAACAATTTCAAGACTGTTATTCTAAAGGCTCATAATTTTCAAGCTTCGAAATTGCACCAATATTACGGTAACTTCACCACTAAATGTGatatctatactatttaaaaaaagagaaaattataagtctattattataattttactaaattaGAGATATATCATTCTGACCCATATGTTATTGACTTGTGCAGATCTTACATGTGAGTGAGATATCAACAATATACCTCTGACAAATAAAAAGACAAGAAGAGAGTATTTTGTACACATTTATCGATTActaaaattgtgaaaataACCATAGCAATACTGCACGACTAAAGTCAAACAGAAAGCGATAATTTAATATGAATATTGACATGCACAAGGAGAGAACGGCACACTCGGTAACTCGTGTATCTGCATAATTAAAATCGTACTAAAATGTAATTCTATGTTTTAATAGTTTGTATATGaaacacaaatatttttctcgCTTCATATAGAAATATGAGCATATAGAGTGCCCCAAGTTATCTAGTGAATGTATTTTGATTAAcagttattaattatgtattttttaaagaataagacaaatagttaaaatatagttttaaagatcaacaacattaaaaaaaatcagaagcAGTACAATTATTTTGTAACAACGGAAGGTAAATATccaattttacttttaaaatccTACATAAATTACAGTTATATTTATACCGAGACAAAGTAACCGTTAATACTCTCTTCGTATCGTATTTGAATAGAtaacgccgttaacttttgagcacatatttgaccattgttcttatttgaaaatatatatagttatattattttttatgatagatttattactaaatatattttttattataatatgtattTTCGCATATTTAAacatagtttttaaataacaaaattgGTTAAATGTATGCGAATAGTCCACTTTCACATTTTTGCTCCGCATAAAATTAGTGCGAAAATTTGCTACTTTATCTATTTCAtactataaaactttttagtttttgcttAGATTCTTTCatggatcaatgtatatgatttatatatatatttattagaacacatataaatctagacgaTGTTAGTTTTATAATAGGAAACGGAAGGAACGGTAGTTTATTACGAGAGTAGCCCCATGTAAGCTTTTAAGACTGAACATTTCGCTTCAATTTTATCTCTTCTTACGTTCATGTATTTTTGCTCTCATCTATCTATAAATTAGAGCCGGTTCATTCCAAAAATCACACACGCCTCCTTTTGCACCGCTCCAAGCCTCCtactcccctcccccctctcccaCTCCAAAACCGAAAGTTTCTCCGAGTCTCATCTCCTCGCGTGCCAATGCTGCCTTCGGCCGGGGCGGATGATGGGTATCCGCCAATAGGGTTCTACTTCCGCCCCTCCGACCGCCTCATCATCGGGGGGGTACCTCGGCCCCATGGCGATCCACGGGCAGAACTGCGCCCTCCACAGGCAGGACATGGTGCAGGGCGTGGACGTCTTCGCCGCGACCCCGGACGCGCTCCCCTTCGACCAGAGGCTTCACGTGAGGGGGAACGGCGACGTGCGGGCGCACTTCTTCGGGGACCGGCCCACCGACATCCGTGGCCGCGAGGTGCCCGGCGGGGCCTGGCTGCCgtgcggcgtcggcggcgaggagaaggCGTACTCCGGCGCGGATGGCGAGGAGACCGTCGCGTACCGGCGCAAGTACGAGTTCCGCTACCACCGCGAcgaagccggcggcggggagacGGTGGTGCCCGAGCACGAGCAGccgaggtggcggtggcggatgAAGGAGTACCGGCTCAACAAGGATGCCGCCGCGTTCCACCGCGCGCGGGCGCAGCCCAACCCCAAGGCGAACCTGGATTGCGTGGTCCGTGTGATCTACACCAAGGAGGACGACGATGTCTTCGAGGGTGAAGAGGATCTCCCCATGGACGTCGACGAGTTTGACTCCGAGGATGAATACGCCGACGActccatggcggcgacggtggagtAGAGTGCGCTCGGTTGCGTCTGTCGAGGATACGATCGGTAGGTGCTACTCTACTTGCATCCCTCTTCCAGGCGATCTGAGAGTTCGAGAAGCTGGCTCGGCATGCCTCCCATCATCTACTTGTTGGCTTATTAGCAGCAGTTAAAATtcgatttgtttttttttcctcgtcATATTCTGTTTTCCGATCTTACCTCTCAACCGCTAACGATACTAGGGCATACTTTGGTTCCCATGATTGTAGCTGGGCTGTGGCTGCACTGAAGCAGCCGTATCATCATTTTGCTACTGggcaatgtttttttttttaccaaggAAACTATGCTCACTGCCGGTTTTATAGCATAACCCCAAAATTAAGTTGGTGAAATATGTACATAAAATatacacacaaatatatacaaaatataagaaaaacaatcgTATCTTCTAGATGCGTTTAAACGGTTGCTTCGCTTTCACTGCAGACGACGTTGGGAGGCGCAGTGAGGGTGAGCTGTGGTTGATGAAACCTCACTATGATCCCAATTAGACCCTCACTGAGGTTCGATCTTTGGTCGGCAGAGAATAGCTCAACATCATCCTAAAATTACACCATCGAAGATGGATCAAGTAAACAACAACACAAGCTACTGTATATAGGGCTTGAAAGCATACCCGGATCATATATTACATGGACAAATTTATCATTCTTAAGAAATGGtgccaaaatttatacttgtacattgaaaactcaaaaatatattatatcttaaaatactaaattttacataaaaaatatcaatctattACTTTTAGAGGACGGCAAAATTATTCGTATTacataggccgtgttcggcagtGAGGAGAAGGGGATTATTTATCCGgcgtgaaaaacatagtaatagattagtacatgattaattaattattaaaaatatgaaatagattattatgattatttaaaacaacttttctatagaaaattttcgtaaaaaatacaccgtttagtagttcggaaagcgtacATACGAAAAAGAGAAGTTTAGATACCTTATTCATGGTATCGAACGTGGCACAGTAGTAGGCCACATTCggcttaagtttttttatcaaacatAATAGAGtacacgattaattaattattaattataaaaaatatataatatattaatatgattcttttaattaactttgttatataaatttttcacgAAAAATACATTAGCGATGAGGATAAAAGAACGCGGCCATTTACTACTCTATACTCCGTCCCTCAAGACTCTAGTTGGCTACTCCAAGTCCCCAGCTGCGTTCGTTCGCTTGCGTACAGTACATATACCAGGTCTCAGAATTTGAAATCTCCCACTACAACACGCAGCCTCGTCCCCCCCTGCCTCCCTTCCCAAACCATTCGATTCGAGCCAAGCCCGGCTCCGATCGATCAGAAACCCCACTCGTGGCTATGGCGAAGCAATCACCTCGGGCCTCGGCGGAGCATCCCGACGGCGAAGCTTTCCGCCGCCTCACCGGCCGGATGGTCGTCACGGACTACCTCGTGCCCGTGGCGCTTCGCGGCGCGCTCCCTGAGGGCGTCGTCTCTCTCCCGGGGGAAGTCACGGTGGGCGTGGACGTCTACTCCGCGCACCCGGCGGCCCTGGCTCCCCTCCCGCGCTGCTTCTGGAGGGGTGACCCTTGCGGGGAGGCGTCGCGCTGGTTCTTCTCCGCGGGGAGTCCGGAggacggcgagcgccgccgcgacgctCTGGGAGGGTTCTGGACGCGGTACGGCTGCGACAAGGCGTACGCCGGTGGCGAGGgcagcggcggggaggcggtggcgttCCGGAGGAGGTTCGCATTTTTCGAcaggcgcggcgacggcgatctGGCGCCGACGGAGTGGAGGATGAAGGAGTACCGGCTCAACAAGCGCGCGGCCACCTCCCGCGGCGCCAACCAGCTCGATCCCGAGGCTAAGGAGTACGCGGTCTGCAAGATCTACAACACGGGGAGGATCCCTGGGCCTCCGCCTCTCTGCTTGAGCGTACGACGCTGTCGACTTCGAcgggggcgaggcggcgccgcaGAGGGCAGCGGCTGAGGAGCAGAGGTAGgggccgcctccctcctctgcaGCGACGACTACTCGTCGAACACGCAGCATCATCGATCACGCTCATTAGGTTGGTCTATCCTTCATTGATCCATCCAGAGAACTTTTCATTTGCTCCGAATGGTGATCGAATTGGTTGATTCTGGATTGTGCTTCCCTGAACCTGGATTCAGATCGCGATCGTCACAGCCGCATTATCACTGATCCAGAAACTGTTTGTGTTGTTTAGTACATATGATAGAACTAGCCAAGGAATGGAACGAACCTTCTTGTGCTGACAAAACATGAACATATATGTTTCCAATTACCTTGCTGAACAAAAACATCTTATACCGATAAGACATGAACAGGTATGTTTTCCAAATACCTTGTTGAACAGAAACAACAGCTTATCTGTAATGTAGCTGTAGATGATTGCTCTTCCGTTCTATGATAAATGATAACTGCTTGAGATTGCATGCATAAGTGGGACTGTGATATTGTACTTAAGGCATCAATGTATGAGTATACTATATTGTATACACAATGTTTCAAGGCAAAAATATGCTATGGAACAAAACATGAATACAAAAGATTGCAGGTATTCCTTTCTTCTAGATTAGAATCATCAGGTGGGTATAAGTCGTCACCAGTCATCAAGTTTTGTTGGGTGCAATATATTGTTCTTCTCAACTACTCTAACTCTAAAAGCTTCGTAGTATTTCACAACGGTCTCCTTGCCA
This window harbors:
- the LOC102721636 gene encoding uncharacterized protein LOC102721636 gives rise to the protein MAEPRVRGRAPRSTDPTWPERAEALTHVLTNPSHSPSLHSQLFLASRVPCPPAGSTYPPFLCPGAGLLRWALASVFLPRVARLCLPPSSWRSRCPFQLPPPIVSSIGIEQAPERWSEAELRAYARRQRVLRGPMRARPPHSVAGAVLTIVPNVVIVAAVIRELFWVRPNRI
- the LOC121054294 gene encoding uncharacterized protein LOC121054294, whose product is MAIHGQNCALHRQDMVQGVDVFAATPDALPFDQRLHVRGNGDVRAHFFGDRPTDIRGREVPGGAWLPCGVGGEEKAYSGADGEETVAYRRKYEFRYHRDEAGGGETVVPEHEQPRWRWRMKEYRLNKDAAAFHRARAQPNPKANLDCVVRVIYTKEDDDVFEGEEDLPMDVDEFDSEDEYADDSMAATVE